A stretch of the Lates calcarifer isolate ASB-BC8 unplaced genomic scaffold, TLL_Latcal_v3 _unitig_5232_quiver_1575, whole genome shotgun sequence genome encodes the following:
- the LOC108873934 gene encoding free fatty acid receptor 2-like — MEAMVCEAILSVYIISFLIGLPANLVALYAFSVKIHSKPLPTDILLLNLTLSDLLFLIVLPFKMHEAVSGMKWTLHHFLCTITTVTFFSTIYTSSLLLMAVSVVRYIGVAFPVAFHQLCRPVYAVVISAVVWLISAAHCSIVLIIQHHPTLAKNNSSVCYENFTEDQLNILLSVRLEFFLVLCLIPLVVSVYCYLRCILILFSQPMISRKQKQKAIGMASGTLAVFLICVVPYNVSHVVGFFQGESPTWRYYALLLSAFNTCIDPIIFYFSSSKFHCTGEKSIFRKCGITVTERHGTHSS; from the coding sequence ATGGAGGCAATGGTGTGTGAGGCCATCCTTTCAGTTTACATCATTTCCTTCCTGATTGGCCTGCCAGCCAACCTGGTCGCTCTCTACGCCTTCAGTGTCAAGATCCACTCCAAGCCTCTTCCAACAGACATCCTGCTGCTCAACCTGACGCTGTCTGACCTGCTCTTCCTGATCGTCCTTCCCTTCAAGATGCACGAGGCAGTGTCGGGCATGAAGTGGACTCTGCACCACTTCCTGTGCACCATCAccactgtcacatttttctccacCATCTACACCAGCTCCTTGTTGCTGATGGCTGTCAGCGTGGTTCGGTACATCGGAGTGGCTTTCCCTGTCGCCTTTCATCAGCTGTGTAGACCTGTGTACGCAGTGGTGATCAGTGCTGTTGTCTGGCTGATCTCAGCAGCACACTGCAGCATTGTTTTGATCATCCAGCACCACCCGACGCTAGCTAAAAACAACTCCAGTGTTTGTTATGAGAACTTCACAGAGGACCAGCTGaacatcctcctctcagtcCGTCTGGAGTTCTTCTTGGTGCTCTGCCTTATACCTCTTGTAGTTTCTGTTTACTGCTACCTGCGCTGCATCCTGATCCTGTTCAGCCAGCCGATGATATCCcggaagcagaagcagaaagcCATCGGCATGGCCTCAGGAACTCTGGCTGTGTTTCTCATCTGTGTGGTGCCGTACAACGTCTCTCATGTAGTGGGTTTCTTCCAGGGTGAGAGCCCAACATGGAGGTACTACGCCTTGCTGCTCAGCGCCTTCAACACCTGCATTGATCCCATCATCTTCTACTTTTCCTCGTCCAAGTTTCACTGCACTGGAGAAAAGTCCATTTTCAGGAAGTGTGGAATCACTGTTACAGAAAGGCACGGCACACACTCCAGCTaa